Proteins from one Brevibacillus humidisoli genomic window:
- a CDS encoding IS1182 family transposase, whose product MYIQYTMDQLCLPMDVEEDIPANHLVRVVNAAVNRLDDAIFDAAYPGGGRDSYHPKMLTKIIIYAYTQRIYSSRQIAKAVRENIMFMWIAGRQRPDFRTINRFRSERMKPVLETVFTAILQFLVEENYVQLEHYFVDGTKIEANANRYTFVWGKAVVKHKAKLQEKVKTLFATIEEAEKQEEGAHGGQDLRELGESSTLTSEKLEHAVKQLEERLQEKPKDKPLKKAVRTIRKDLLPRLQKYETHEKILGTRNSYSKTDPDATFMRMKEDHMRNGQLKPGYNVQIGTENQFIVGYSVHQRPTDTRCFIPHLEKVKAQIGKLPRSVIADAGYGGEENYDYLEQNEVEAIVKYSTYHREKSKAWQRDISKIDNWTYNSEQDTWTCAAGQTLHFRRESKEKTESGYEIVYRHYRSAGCEDCPLKSQCTKAQGNREVKVSMKYLRLKNQAKQKLRSEEGYALAVRRMIEPEPVFGAMKNNRGFKRFLLRGLPKVSLEVGWLSLAHNLLKKAAVDAQRQGAKREQVA is encoded by the coding sequence TTGTACATTCAATATACCATGGATCAACTTTGTTTACCAATGGATGTAGAAGAGGACATTCCCGCCAATCATCTCGTTCGTGTGGTCAACGCCGCTGTCAATCGTCTCGACGACGCCATCTTTGACGCGGCTTACCCCGGAGGCGGACGAGACAGCTATCACCCCAAGATGCTCACCAAAATCATCATCTATGCCTACACCCAGCGCATCTACTCTTCTCGCCAGATTGCCAAGGCCGTCCGTGAAAACATAATGTTCATGTGGATCGCAGGCAGACAACGTCCGGACTTCCGCACCATCAACCGCTTTCGCTCGGAACGAATGAAACCCGTACTGGAGACTGTGTTTACCGCCATTCTTCAATTCTTGGTCGAGGAGAATTACGTGCAGCTGGAGCATTACTTTGTGGACGGTACCAAGATCGAAGCCAATGCGAATCGGTATACGTTTGTTTGGGGAAAGGCTGTCGTCAAGCACAAAGCCAAGCTCCAGGAGAAAGTGAAGACCTTGTTTGCCACCATTGAGGAAGCCGAAAAGCAAGAAGAAGGAGCGCACGGGGGCCAAGATCTTCGCGAGCTGGGCGAGTCCTCTACCCTCACAAGTGAAAAGCTGGAGCATGCCGTCAAGCAATTGGAGGAACGCCTGCAGGAGAAGCCAAAAGACAAGCCACTAAAGAAGGCGGTTCGCACCATCCGCAAAGACCTGCTTCCTCGCCTCCAAAAGTATGAAACACATGAGAAGATACTAGGCACTCGAAATAGTTACAGCAAAACGGACCCTGACGCTACCTTTATGCGAATGAAGGAAGACCACATGCGAAACGGCCAGCTCAAACCTGGCTACAATGTGCAGATTGGCACCGAAAATCAATTCATTGTCGGCTACAGTGTGCATCAGCGGCCGACCGATACGCGCTGCTTTATCCCTCATCTTGAAAAAGTAAAGGCGCAGATCGGAAAGCTACCGAGAAGCGTCATCGCAGATGCGGGTTATGGCGGCGAAGAGAATTATGACTATCTCGAACAAAACGAAGTCGAAGCCATCGTCAAATACAGCACGTATCACCGCGAAAAAAGCAAGGCATGGCAAAGGGACATCAGCAAGATCGACAACTGGACGTATAACAGTGAGCAAGATACGTGGACATGCGCAGCGGGGCAAACCCTCCATTTCCGAAGAGAGAGCAAGGAGAAAACGGAAAGTGGATACGAAATCGTGTACCGTCATTACAGAAGCGCCGGTTGCGAGGACTGTCCGTTGAAGTCTCAGTGTACGAAAGCCCAAGGCAATCGCGAAGTCAAAGTCAGCATGAAGTATTTGCGGCTAAAGAACCAAGCAAAGCAGAAGCTCCGCAGCGAAGAAGGGTATGCCCTGGCAGTGAGGCGCATGATTGAGCCGGAGCCCGTGTTTGGTGCTATGAAGAACAATCGAGGGTTCAAAAGGTTCCTGCTTCGAGGCTTACCGAAAGTAAGTCTGGAGGTCGGGTGGCTTTCCCTTGCCCACAATTTGCTCAAGAAGGCTGCAGTGGACGCCCAAAGACAAGGAGCTAAGCGAGAACAGGTCGCTTAG
- a CDS encoding sulfite oxidase-like oxidoreductase produces the protein MNKAERIKRMKVPAVDPSLAHRLPPGQVLTDRFPILHEGDVPTYDLDTWTLRVFGEVEQEKVFSFTDLMALSQTQSVCDIHCVTRWSKFDTQWEGVRFTELLDVVQVKPTAKYVMLYGDHDYTANLPLRELMGEGILLAHTYAGKPLTAKHGWPLRLIVPHLYFWKSVKWIRGIEFMTEDRPGFWEQNGFHNDADPFREQRFSGEELPIPEDEWLKKEFD, from the coding sequence ATGAACAAAGCAGAGCGGATCAAGCGGATGAAGGTTCCCGCCGTCGATCCGTCCCTGGCGCACCGATTGCCGCCGGGTCAGGTACTGACGGATCGGTTTCCGATCCTGCATGAAGGAGACGTGCCGACATATGACCTTGACACCTGGACACTGCGGGTCTTTGGCGAGGTAGAGCAAGAGAAAGTTTTCTCGTTCACCGATCTGATGGCGCTGTCGCAGACCCAGTCAGTCTGCGACATCCACTGCGTCACTCGCTGGTCCAAGTTTGATACCCAGTGGGAGGGCGTGCGCTTCACTGAGTTGCTGGACGTGGTGCAAGTGAAGCCGACAGCGAAGTACGTGATGCTCTACGGCGACCATGATTACACGGCCAACCTGCCGCTTCGCGAGCTGATGGGCGAGGGGATTCTCTTGGCTCACACCTATGCAGGCAAACCGCTCACCGCGAAGCACGGCTGGCCGCTGCGGCTGATCGTACCGCACCTTTACTTTTGGAAAAGTGTCAAATGGATTCGCGGGATTGAGTTTATGACCGAAGACCGCCCCGGATTCTGGGAGCAGAACGGTTTTCACAATGATGCCGATCCGTTTCGGGAGCAGCGTTTCTCTGGAGAGGAACTGCCGATACCGGAAGACGAATGGTTGAAAAAGGAGTTTGATTGA
- a CDS encoding energy-coupling factor transporter transmembrane component T family protein: MQSFNFQYIPGSSFLHRMDGRTKLALLACWVVSIFLFYDIRILAVFLLGGFLLIPLAQISFWRIRRMILMMIGFVTLTAVLTNILTPSYAGRFVAVQHPLFTVAGLTITKETAFYSVMLIVKYLAIFPMAILFILTTHPSRLASSLHRIGVPYKIAYSLNIALRYLPNVQREFMQIAHAQQARGVSLEKGSGSIGKRMRAWVALLMPLFVSSLDRVETVSNAMELRGFGNRRSRSWYNATSFTRLDTFTLTASVGLVVCSIFLKLYVFESFWYPFGP; this comes from the coding sequence ATGCAATCGTTTAACTTTCAGTACATTCCCGGCAGCTCGTTTTTGCATCGGATGGACGGACGAACCAAGCTTGCTCTGTTGGCGTGCTGGGTTGTCTCCATCTTCCTGTTCTATGACATTCGTATCCTGGCCGTCTTTTTACTGGGGGGGTTTCTGCTGATTCCACTAGCTCAGATCTCCTTTTGGCGCATCCGGCGGATGATCCTGATGATGATCGGATTCGTCACCCTAACCGCTGTACTGACCAATATCCTGACACCTTCCTACGCTGGCAGGTTCGTAGCGGTGCAGCATCCGCTCTTTACGGTTGCCGGTCTGACGATCACCAAAGAAACCGCTTTTTACAGTGTGATGCTGATCGTCAAATACCTGGCGATCTTCCCGATGGCCATCCTGTTTATCCTGACCACTCACCCCAGCCGACTGGCCAGCAGTCTGCATCGGATTGGCGTTCCCTACAAGATCGCTTATTCGCTGAACATCGCCTTGCGCTATCTGCCCAATGTGCAGCGTGAATTCATGCAGATTGCCCATGCCCAGCAAGCTCGCGGCGTCTCTCTGGAAAAAGGAAGCGGCAGCATAGGGAAGCGGATGAGAGCGTGGGTAGCCTTGCTGATGCCGCTGTTTGTCTCCAGTCTCGACCGAGTGGAGACGGTGAGCAACGCGATGGAACTGCGTGGCTTCGGCAACCGACGCAGCCGCAGCTGGTACAACGCTACGTCGTTTACCCGACTGGATACCTTCACACTGACCGCGAGCGTCGGATTGGTCGTCTGTTCTATCTTTCTGAAGCTGTATGTGTTTGAGAGTTTTTGGTATCCCTTCGGCCCTTAG
- a CDS encoding ABC transporter ATP-binding protein → MEPIVSVKQVSYTYEGLKHPTIREINLDIRRGEKILIAGPSGSGKSTLARCLNGLIPHSYKGELQGQIIIDGKPTSSMRIVEISESVGTILQDPEGQFVGLSVGEDVAFALENQEMSYKEMVALVKEALAKVNMVSQIDKSPQELSGGQKQKVAIAGIPAMNPDILLFDEPLANLDPQSGQQVMALIDEIHQRYNKTIIIVEHRIEEVLEIGMDRIILMEQGEIVADDSASDVVSSGKLKQTGIRHPLYLEALERAGLTYTAETIPLAVSAVERDDVLPSFRQWQFHTAASDAPLVDTAPLLQFDDVWFSYTPEEPLLKAISFAVRPGERIALLGHNGAGKSTLSHLMLGILKPLQGRIFLEGKPAESANVIQRGGKIGYVMQNPHHMISQETVKDEVAFGPRNFGLDEAEVLQRVEEALHVCDLLGHKNWPVSALSFGQKKRLTIASILSMKPRVLLLDEPTAGQDYRHYREMMDFISRLTETGIALLMVTHDMHLALEYTSRSIVLSQGEIIGDMATSRLFADEPPLTAASLRTTSLYQLAKHLGVAQPDQFIQYFIDADRQVKTDAIV, encoded by the coding sequence ATGGAACCAATCGTATCTGTAAAACAGGTGAGCTATACATACGAAGGTCTGAAGCATCCGACCATTCGCGAGATCAATCTGGATATCCGCCGCGGCGAGAAAATCCTGATCGCCGGTCCGAGTGGTTCCGGCAAATCGACGCTGGCCCGCTGTCTCAACGGGCTGATTCCCCACAGCTACAAGGGAGAACTGCAGGGGCAGATCATCATCGATGGCAAACCGACCTCGTCCATGAGAATCGTCGAGATCTCCGAGAGTGTCGGAACCATCTTGCAGGACCCGGAAGGGCAGTTTGTCGGACTTTCCGTCGGTGAGGACGTGGCGTTTGCCCTGGAGAACCAAGAGATGTCTTACAAAGAGATGGTCGCGCTGGTCAAGGAAGCATTGGCCAAGGTAAACATGGTTAGTCAGATCGACAAAAGTCCTCAGGAACTCTCCGGGGGTCAGAAGCAAAAGGTAGCGATCGCCGGCATCCCCGCCATGAATCCGGACATCCTGCTGTTCGACGAGCCCTTGGCCAACCTTGACCCCCAAAGCGGGCAGCAGGTGATGGCCCTGATTGACGAGATTCACCAGCGGTACAACAAAACGATCATCATCGTCGAGCACCGCATTGAAGAAGTGCTGGAGATCGGCATGGATCGGATCATCCTGATGGAGCAAGGAGAGATCGTGGCCGATGACAGCGCATCCGATGTCGTCAGCTCTGGAAAACTGAAGCAAACCGGCATCCGTCATCCACTCTATCTGGAAGCACTGGAGCGGGCCGGTCTCACCTATACCGCAGAGACGATTCCCCTGGCGGTCAGCGCAGTCGAACGCGACGATGTCCTGCCTAGCTTCCGCCAATGGCAATTCCATACTGCAGCATCCGATGCCCCCTTGGTGGATACGGCTCCTCTGCTTCAGTTCGACGATGTCTGGTTTTCCTATACCCCTGAGGAGCCCTTGCTGAAGGCGATCAGCTTCGCGGTCCGTCCAGGGGAACGTATTGCCCTGTTAGGCCATAATGGAGCCGGCAAATCGACACTTTCCCATCTGATGCTTGGCATACTGAAACCGCTGCAGGGGCGGATTTTTCTGGAGGGGAAACCGGCTGAATCGGCAAACGTCATCCAGCGGGGCGGCAAGATCGGCTACGTAATGCAAAATCCACACCACATGATCTCTCAGGAGACCGTAAAAGATGAAGTGGCTTTCGGTCCGCGCAACTTTGGTCTGGATGAAGCGGAAGTCCTGCAACGTGTGGAAGAGGCGCTCCACGTATGCGACCTGCTTGGCCACAAGAACTGGCCGGTCTCTGCGCTCAGCTTTGGACAAAAAAAACGCCTTACGATAGCGTCGATCCTCTCCATGAAGCCGCGGGTCCTGCTGCTTGATGAACCGACAGCCGGACAAGACTACCGTCACTATCGGGAGATGATGGACTTTATCAGCCGTCTGACAGAGACGGGTATCGCTCTGCTGATGGTAACCCATGACATGCATCTTGCCCTGGAGTACACCAGCCGCTCCATCGTGCTTAGTCAGGGGGAGATCATCGGCGATATGGCCACATCCCGCTTGTTTGCCGACGAGCCGCCGCTGACAGCGGCCAGTCTGCGCACAACCAGTTTGTACCAGTTGGCCAAACACCTGGGGGTTGCGCAGCCAGACCAGTTTATCCAGTACTTTATCGATGCGGACAGGCAGGTGAAGACAGATGCAATCGTTTAA
- a CDS encoding ABC transporter permease: protein MEQLLDLSLLNSTIRMVTPILLAALGGALCARVGLFNVGLEGLILIGAFSAIVGNHFTGSLLLAILFAVLCVVLFSLLFAYITIDLKANEIVVGIALNFLATGLTTFALRTIFDVKGAFYDKNMEGLPSIDLPIMGDVPVVGTILSGHSPLVYLAFGLVFVLHIYLFKTVSGFRLLAAGENLTAAKSLGMKVRRTQYGAILVCGLLCGLAGAQLSLGQVTMFSEGMTAGRGFIALVAMMLGQSNPFGVMGASLLFGFMDALSIRLQGFSIPTHFTLMLPYVMTIAAMFFFRDKSYLQLAQRGGGGSR from the coding sequence ATGGAACAACTGCTTGACCTCTCCTTGTTGAACTCAACCATCCGGATGGTGACGCCGATCCTGCTTGCCGCTCTCGGAGGAGCGCTCTGCGCCCGCGTCGGGTTGTTTAACGTGGGGCTGGAAGGGCTGATTCTGATCGGAGCGTTTTCGGCGATCGTCGGCAATCACTTTACAGGCAGCCTGCTGTTGGCCATTCTCTTTGCGGTGCTTTGTGTGGTGCTGTTTTCCCTCTTGTTTGCCTACATCACCATCGACCTCAAGGCAAACGAGATCGTCGTCGGGATCGCCCTAAACTTCCTGGCGACTGGACTGACCACGTTTGCCCTGCGCACGATCTTCGATGTCAAGGGTGCCTTTTACGACAAAAATATGGAGGGGCTGCCATCAATCGATCTGCCCATCATGGGTGACGTTCCGGTGGTGGGGACGATTCTCTCCGGACATTCGCCACTGGTCTACCTTGCCTTTGGCCTGGTTTTCGTCCTGCACATCTACCTGTTTAAGACGGTCTCTGGTTTCCGGCTGCTGGCTGCCGGTGAGAATCTGACTGCTGCCAAAAGCTTGGGGATGAAAGTTCGTCGAACCCAATACGGAGCGATCCTGGTTTGCGGTCTCTTGTGCGGATTGGCAGGTGCCCAGTTGTCGCTTGGACAGGTGACCATGTTTTCTGAGGGGATGACCGCGGGTCGCGGCTTTATCGCGCTGGTGGCGATGATGCTCGGGCAGTCTAATCCATTTGGCGTGATGGGGGCCAGTCTACTCTTTGGCTTCATGGATGCGCTCAGCATCCGTCTGCAGGGATTCTCGATCCCTACTCATTTCACCTTGATGCTGCCGTACGTGATGACGATTGCAGCGATGTTCTTCTTCCGGGACAAGAGCTATCTGCAGCTCGCACAGCGGGGCGGGGGCGGTTCGCGCTAG
- a CDS encoding ECF-type riboflavin transporter substrate-binding protein, giving the protein MSSSKSIFELSTKTVVVIGIGAVLYGLLSYVTNFVPVAGNSLRPAISVLTLIGAMFGPLVGFFVGTFGAMINDLFSGQIWLHWNIGNGIIGIFAGLVFLMKDFDVNRGQVRTKHYLWVVLYGLVGNIVGLTAAALVDVAMGTPFATAVVSWAIVPALVNVVWVATLGLLLIAAFARRKSGHTDLEIGK; this is encoded by the coding sequence ATGTCTTCATCTAAGTCTATCTTTGAACTTAGTACCAAAACGGTCGTGGTGATCGGGATTGGTGCTGTCCTCTACGGTCTGCTATCCTACGTGACCAACTTCGTTCCGGTCGCCGGGAACAGCCTGCGTCCGGCCATCTCCGTCCTCACCCTGATCGGAGCGATGTTCGGTCCGCTGGTCGGCTTCTTCGTCGGCACGTTTGGTGCGATGATCAATGATCTGTTCTCTGGCCAGATCTGGCTGCACTGGAACATCGGCAACGGGATCATTGGCATATTCGCCGGTCTCGTCTTTCTTATGAAGGATTTCGATGTGAACCGCGGCCAGGTTCGTACAAAGCATTATCTGTGGGTTGTCCTCTACGGTTTGGTTGGCAACATCGTCGGTCTTACCGCAGCCGCTCTGGTAGACGTCGCGATGGGAACGCCGTTTGCAACAGCCGTTGTGAGTTGGGCCATCGTCCCGGCACTGGTTAACGTCGTCTGGGTAGCTACTTTGGGCTTGCTGTTGATCGCTGCCTTTGCTCGCCGCAAAAGCGGGCATACCGACCTGGAGATCGGCAAGTAA
- a CDS encoding xanthine phosphoribosyltransferase encodes MKALQERIRQDGIVLSSQVLKVDSFLNHQVDPMLTMEIGQEFANRFRADGVTKVLTIEASGIHFAMAAAYALRVPFVYAKKKQAVTLTEDVYSVPVYSFTRQETYRISVSKRYLSEGDRVLIVDDFLATGAALLGLVEIIKQSGAKLVGVGAVIEKSFQEGRGKLEQAGVAIHSLARIESMSPGEIRFVEETEKTLAEETSTRC; translated from the coding sequence ATGAAAGCATTGCAGGAGCGCATCAGACAGGACGGTATCGTTTTGTCCAGTCAGGTGTTAAAAGTAGATTCTTTTCTCAATCATCAGGTAGATCCGATGCTGACGATGGAGATCGGGCAGGAGTTTGCCAACCGGTTTCGAGCGGATGGCGTCACCAAGGTGCTGACGATCGAAGCGAGCGGCATTCACTTCGCGATGGCTGCCGCGTATGCCTTGCGGGTGCCGTTTGTCTACGCCAAGAAAAAGCAGGCGGTTACGTTGACGGAGGATGTCTACAGCGTGCCAGTCTATTCTTTTACCCGCCAGGAGACGTACCGGATCAGCGTATCCAAGCGTTATTTGTCCGAGGGGGACCGCGTGCTGATCGTAGATGACTTTCTGGCTACCGGTGCTGCTCTGCTGGGACTGGTAGAGATCATCAAACAGTCCGGTGCAAAACTGGTTGGCGTCGGTGCTGTGATCGAAAAGAGCTTCCAGGAAGGTCGGGGCAAACTGGAACAAGCGGGTGTTGCGATCCATTCGTTGGCTCGGATTGAATCGATGTCGCCTGGTGAGATCCGGTTTGTAGAAGAGACAGAGAAAACACTGGCAGAGGAGACGAGTACACGATGCTAA
- a CDS encoding nucleoside phosphorylase: MLLSILRVNPEEIPAQAIVCGDPHRAAVIADYLENSRELAFSREYRTFVGEYKGVPLAVVSHGVGSPGAAVCFEELIRAGVTTLVRVGTAGSLTGELPPGSLAISTAAVREEGLTRQYVPQGFPAVADSTVVEALYTSAREREGVVRKGITLTLDAFFRGVVELPHKTYQQAGVIAVEMETAALFVIASLRGVRAGSILAIDGYADVDLAQEYNPHTDEVAKAVAREIEITLEAFRRLSSQEA, translated from the coding sequence ATGCTGTTATCCATCCTACGTGTCAATCCGGAAGAGATCCCAGCCCAGGCGATTGTCTGCGGCGATCCGCACCGTGCGGCAGTAATCGCTGATTACTTGGAGAACAGCCGGGAATTGGCGTTCAGCCGCGAATACCGCACGTTTGTCGGCGAGTATAAAGGGGTGCCGTTGGCGGTGGTCAGCCACGGCGTCGGTTCACCCGGTGCCGCTGTCTGCTTTGAAGAACTGATTCGGGCCGGGGTAACCACCTTGGTCCGGGTGGGCACGGCAGGCTCACTGACCGGCGAACTTCCACCTGGTAGTTTGGCGATCAGCACCGCCGCGGTACGTGAGGAAGGGTTGACCCGCCAGTATGTGCCGCAGGGTTTTCCGGCAGTTGCCGACAGCACCGTGGTCGAAGCTCTGTACACTAGTGCACGCGAGAGAGAAGGAGTCGTCAGGAAGGGAATTACCCTCACGCTGGATGCTTTTTTTCGTGGCGTGGTCGAACTCCCGCATAAAACGTATCAGCAGGCAGGTGTGATTGCGGTGGAGATGGAGACAGCCGCGCTGTTCGTGATCGCCTCCCTGCGCGGCGTTAGGGCGGGATCGATCTTGGCGATCGACGGTTATGCCGACGTGGATCTGGCTCAGGAGTACAACCCGCATACCGATGAAGTGGCCAAAGCGGTGGCGCGGGAGATTGAGATCACACTGGAGGCGTTCCGCAGGCTGTCGTCCCAGGAGGCATAA
- a CDS encoding GNAT family N-acetyltransferase, which yields MEQYWQHEEFVISTEKRYLNLDLIHTFLSQDSYWAKGVPREVVEKAVQHSALCFGLYRGDPRQGTVEQVGFGRVISDLATFAYLADVFILPSHRGLGLSKWLVRVIVEHPELSRPRRFMLATQDAHTLYHRYGFAPLDKPGMFLQKVTKNPYGTES from the coding sequence ATGGAACAGTACTGGCAGCACGAGGAGTTCGTCATCTCGACAGAGAAACGTTACCTGAATCTCGATTTAATCCATACGTTTTTGTCACAGGACTCATACTGGGCCAAGGGAGTACCGCGAGAAGTGGTAGAAAAAGCGGTTCAGCATTCAGCGCTCTGCTTTGGTCTTTACCGGGGTGATCCTCGGCAGGGCACCGTCGAGCAGGTTGGCTTTGGCCGGGTGATCAGCGATCTAGCTACATTTGCTTATCTTGCTGATGTGTTTATCCTGCCTTCGCATAGGGGGCTTGGACTGTCGAAGTGGCTGGTACGGGTGATTGTGGAGCACCCTGAGTTGAGTAGACCGAGACGGTTTATGCTCGCGACGCAAGACGCCCATACGCTCTATCATCGTTATGGATTTGCTCCGCTGGACAAACCGGGGATGTTTTTGCAAAAAGTAACCAAAAACCCTTACGGAACAGAGTCTTGA
- a CDS encoding IS3 family transposase, translating into MQAELLRQYGKVVNHKKVLRLMQILGLKAIIRRKRAYRSTYQAAELDGRVAENLLKRNFTAEKPNQKWVTDVTQFRVGDQRIFLSAIKDLFHNEIVAYHVSLHNDNALVLETFRKAFEKHKDVIGLIVHSDQGYPYTSHAYHDMLLKVGARISMSRRGNCLDNAAMESFFSHLKAEALYPYDIRSLDEAQRRIEDYIRFYNEERIQIKLNKLTPVEYRRQLAA; encoded by the coding sequence ATTCAGGCGGAACTCCTTCGTCAATACGGCAAGGTTGTGAATCATAAGAAGGTGTTACGGCTCATGCAAATTCTTGGGCTGAAAGCCATTATTCGTCGCAAGCGAGCGTATCGGAGCACGTATCAAGCGGCTGAATTAGATGGTCGTGTTGCCGAAAATCTGTTGAAGCGTAACTTCACAGCCGAGAAACCGAACCAAAAGTGGGTGACCGACGTTACCCAGTTTCGTGTAGGAGATCAACGCATTTTCTTATCAGCGATTAAAGACTTGTTTCACAACGAAATCGTGGCGTACCATGTGAGCTTACACAATGACAATGCCCTTGTCCTAGAGACGTTTCGGAAAGCATTTGAAAAGCATAAGGACGTGATTGGACTGATCGTTCACAGCGATCAAGGCTACCCGTACACGTCCCACGCATACCACGACATGCTGCTGAAGGTTGGCGCCCGAATCAGCATGTCCCGTCGCGGCAATTGTTTGGACAATGCCGCTATGGAAAGCTTCTTCTCGCATCTGAAGGCGGAAGCTCTCTATCCTTATGATATACGAAGTCTGGATGAGGCACAAAGACGAATTGAGGACTACATTCGTTTTTACAATGAGGAGCGTATACAAATCAAATTAAATAAGCTGACGCCAGTCGAGTACAGGCGTCAGCTTGCGGCCTAA
- a CDS encoding helix-turn-helix domain-containing protein: protein MAFKGQKFKHYPMTMKIEAIRLHVAENWTYKQITEHLGIQDKDRVKKWMRKYKQLGEFGLLDQRGRRAEYIDQGRHVRKLKRENEILKKCLEIWMREV, encoded by the coding sequence ATGGCATTCAAAGGGCAAAAGTTCAAGCATTATCCAATGACGATGAAAATTGAGGCGATTCGGTTGCATGTAGCGGAGAATTGGACGTACAAACAAATCACTGAGCATTTGGGAATCCAGGATAAGGATCGAGTGAAAAAGTGGATGCGGAAATACAAACAACTTGGGGAGTTTGGTCTTTTGGACCAGCGTGGACGACGTGCAGAGTACATCGATCAAGGTCGACATGTGCGAAAATTGAAACGGGAGAACGAAATCCTAAAAAAGTGTTTGGAAATCTGGATGCGGGAGGTGTAG
- a CDS encoding nucleobase:cation symporter-2 family protein, translated as MLSKQKQFTLGLQHVLAMYAGAVVVPLIIGGALKLSSAQMAYLIAADLFTCGIATLLQVIGTRYLGIRLPVVLGCTFTAVGPIIAIASTTNLATAYGAIILAGIFVLLAAPLFGKLLRFFPTVVTGSVVTIIGVSLIPVAMNNAAGGQGSPDFGQPHNLLLAFGTLALILLVNRLFGGFIRAISVLIGLIAGTVAAYFMGMVSFAEVSNASWISIVQPFYFGTPQFDLVAILTMILVCVISMVESTGVYFALSKIAEKELTQGDIVKGLRAEGVAIVLGGVFNAFPYTAFSQNVGLVSLTRVKSRDVIIAAGLILVVLGMLPKLAALTTVVPSAVLGGAMIAMFGMVVASGINILSSVDLKQNENLLIAACSIAVGLGSSAVPQMFDLLPTTLKMLLQNGIVTGSLTAVVLNILLLHTKQKKETKLVIQTSVNEA; from the coding sequence ATGCTAAGCAAACAAAAACAGTTTACGCTGGGACTGCAGCATGTCCTGGCGATGTACGCAGGGGCAGTAGTTGTCCCGCTGATCATCGGCGGAGCACTCAAGCTGTCTTCTGCCCAGATGGCCTACTTGATCGCCGCCGATCTGTTTACCTGCGGGATCGCTACTCTGCTGCAGGTGATTGGGACACGATATCTGGGGATTCGCCTGCCGGTCGTGTTGGGCTGTACCTTTACGGCGGTCGGGCCGATTATCGCGATTGCCTCTACGACCAACCTGGCTACGGCTTACGGGGCGATTATCCTCGCCGGGATCTTTGTCCTGCTGGCAGCGCCGTTATTCGGCAAGCTGCTGCGCTTCTTTCCCACCGTCGTCACCGGTTCGGTCGTGACGATTATCGGGGTATCGCTGATCCCTGTCGCGATGAACAATGCGGCAGGCGGACAGGGCAGTCCCGATTTCGGTCAGCCGCACAACCTGCTGCTTGCGTTCGGTACGCTTGCGCTGATCCTGCTGGTTAATCGTCTATTTGGCGGTTTCATCCGGGCCATTTCGGTGTTGATCGGACTGATTGCAGGTACAGTGGCTGCCTATTTTATGGGGATGGTCAGCTTTGCCGAGGTCTCCAACGCATCATGGATCAGCATCGTTCAGCCCTTTTACTTTGGGACACCTCAGTTTGATCTGGTGGCGATCCTGACCATGATCCTGGTCTGTGTGATCAGCATGGTGGAGTCGACAGGAGTCTACTTTGCACTTAGTAAAATAGCTGAGAAAGAGTTGACCCAAGGCGATATCGTCAAGGGCTTGCGGGCCGAAGGGGTGGCCATCGTACTGGGCGGCGTGTTTAATGCCTTTCCCTATACAGCCTTCTCGCAAAACGTCGGACTGGTCTCGCTGACGCGTGTCAAAAGCCGTGATGTGATCATCGCCGCCGGATTGATCCTGGTCGTTCTGGGGATGCTGCCCAAGCTGGCGGCCCTGACCACTGTAGTCCCGAGTGCCGTATTAGGCGGGGCGATGATCGCGATGTTTGGGATGGTTGTCGCGTCCGGGATCAACATCCTCTCCAGTGTCGATCTGAAGCAAAACGAGAACCTGCTGATCGCCGCCTGCAGCATCGCTGTCGGTCTCGGTTCTTCCGCCGTGCCGCAGATGTTTGACCTGCTGCCGACGACGCTCAAGATGCTGCTGCAAAACGGGATTGTCACCGGTTCGTTGACTGCTGTCGTGTTGAATATCCTGCTGCTGCACACCAAGCAAAAGAAAGAAACCAAGTTGGTCATACAGACGTCTGTGAATGAGGCGTAG